The following coding sequences are from one Haemophilus haemolyticus window:
- the trmL gene encoding tRNA (uridine(34)/cytosine(34)/5-carboxymethylaminomethyluridine(34)-2'-O)-methyltransferase TrmL yields the protein MLDIVLYEPEIPQNTGNIIRLCANTGFRLHLIEPLGFTWDDKRLRRSGLDYHEFAEIKRHKTFEAFLESEKPKRLFALTTKGSSAHSQVKFELGDYLMFGPETRGIPMSILNEMPMEQKIRIPMTANSRSMNLSNSVAVTIYEAWRQLGYKGAVNLPEVK from the coding sequence ACCAGAGATCCCACAAAATACCGGTAACATTATCCGCCTTTGTGCCAATACAGGATTTCGCTTGCACTTAATTGAACCCCTAGGTTTTACTTGGGATGATAAACGCTTACGCCGCTCAGGTTTGGATTATCATGAATTTGCGGAAATCAAACGCCACAAGACTTTTGAAGCCTTTTTAGAAAGCGAAAAACCCAAACGTCTCTTTGCACTTACAACAAAAGGCAGTTCAGCACATAGCCAAGTGAAATTTGAACTAGGGGATTATTTAATGTTTGGCCCCGAAACTCGCGGCATTCCAATGTCAATTTTAAATGAAATGCCGATGGAACAAAAAATCCGTATTCCAATGACAGCCAATAGCCGCAGTATGAACTTGTCTAATTCTGTCGCAGTAACGATTTATGAAGCGTGGCGACAATTAGGCTATAAAGGTGCGGTAAATTTACCAGAAGTAAAATAA
- a CDS encoding glycosyltransferase family 25 protein codes for MSLTTEQKRRKHITEEFGKQNIPFVFFDAITPNLIEETAKKFNITFDRSSKATLCDAEIACALSHIILWNFVLENNLDYINIFEDDIYLGENAKELLSVDYIDSDTDILKLETLYGKIMLGKMYQIKCERNIFHLKFKHTGMGGYSITAKGAKYLLNKIKNTRLDLAIDTLIFDDLLSQNDYKVMQLFPAVCIQDCILHGKSHFESSLDEGRLSVHKNQIPAKPLAKIKNEFIRIKRRIFGKQVPFK; via the coding sequence ATTAGTTTAACGACTGAACAAAAACGCCGAAAACATATTACAGAGGAATTCGGTAAGCAGAATATTCCGTTCGTATTTTTTGATGCTATCACGCCCAATCTTATTGAAGAAACCGCTAAAAAATTTAATATAACCTTTGATCGTTCATCAAAAGCTACTTTGTGTGATGCTGAGATAGCCTGTGCATTAAGCCATATCATTTTATGGAATTTCGTTTTAGAAAATAATTTAGATTATATTAATATTTTTGAAGATGATATTTATTTGGGCGAGAATGCAAAGGAATTGTTGAGTGTTGATTATATTGATAGTGATACAGATATTTTGAAATTAGAAACGTTATATGGAAAAATAATGCTCGGCAAAATGTATCAAATAAAATGTGAGCGCAATATTTTCCATTTAAAATTTAAACACACAGGAATGGGTGGGTATTCAATAACAGCTAAAGGCGCTAAATATTTACTCAATAAGATAAAAAATACTCGACTAGATCTCGCAATTGATACGCTAATATTTGATGACTTATTAAGTCAGAATGACTATAAAGTAATGCAACTTTTCCCAGCTGTATGTATTCAAGATTGTATTCTTCATGGTAAAAGCCATTTCGAGAGTAGTTTAGATGAGGGAAGATTAAGTGTTCATAAAAACCAAATTCCCGCTAAACCTTTAGCTAAAATAAAAAATGAATTTATTAGAATAAAAAGACGGATATTTGGAAAACAAGTTCCATTTAAATAA
- the ribB gene encoding 3,4-dihydroxy-2-butanone-4-phosphate synthase, producing MNQSILSPFGNTAEERVLNAINAFKNGNGVLVLDDEDRENEGDLIFPAETITSEQMAKLIRYGSGIVCLCITDERCQQLDLPPMVEHNNSVNKTAFTVTIEAAKGVSTGVSAADRVTTIQTAIADNAVPTDLHRPGHVFPLRAANGGVLTRRGHTEASVDLARLAGFKHAGVICEITNDDGTMARAPEIVEFAKKFGYFVLTIEDLVEYRLAHNI from the coding sequence ATGAATCAGTCAATTTTATCTCCATTCGGCAATACCGCTGAAGAACGCGTACTTAATGCAATTAATGCCTTCAAAAATGGAAATGGTGTATTAGTTTTAGATGATGAAGATCGTGAAAATGAAGGCGATTTAATTTTCCCGGCAGAAACAATCACGTCAGAACAAATGGCAAAATTAATTCGTTATGGCAGTGGTATCGTTTGTTTATGCATTACCGATGAACGTTGCCAACAACTCGATTTACCGCCAATGGTAGAACACAATAATAGTGTAAATAAAACGGCTTTTACGGTGACAATTGAAGCCGCGAAAGGTGTTTCTACAGGCGTATCTGCCGCAGACCGAGTCACAACCATTCAAACGGCGATTGCTGATAATGCAGTTCCAACAGATTTACATCGTCCTGGCCATGTATTTCCACTTCGTGCAGCAAATGGTGGTGTACTTACTCGCCGCGGACATACTGAAGCTTCCGTTGATTTAGCACGTCTGGCAGGATTTAAACATGCAGGCGTGATTTGTGAAATCACGAATGATGACGGCACAATGGCTCGCGCCCCTGAGATTGTAGAATTTGCAAAGAAATTTGGTTATTTTGTGCTTACTATTGAAGATTTGGTTGAATATCGTTTAGCACATAATATTTAA
- the nadR gene encoding multifunctional transcriptional regulator/nicotinamide-nucleotide adenylyltransferase/ribosylnicotinamide kinase NadR: MRAKYSAKYLGTKSEREKYFHLAYNKRTQFLRYQERIMSKAKEKKVGVIFGKFYPVHTGHINMIYEAFSKVDELHVIVCSDTERDLKLFYDSKMKRMPTVQDRLRWMQQIFKYQKNQIFIHHLVEDGIPSYPNGWQSWSEAVKTLFHEKHFEPSIVFSSEPQDKAPYEKYLGLEVSLVDPDRTFFNVSATKIRTTPFQYWKFIPKEVRPFFAKTVAILGGESSGKSVLVNKLAAVFNTTSAWEYGREFVFEKLGGNEQAMQYSDYPQMALGHQRYIDYAVRHAHKIAFIDTDFITTQAFCIQYEGKAHPFLDSMIKEYPFDVTILLKNNTEWVDDGLRSLGSQKQRQQFQQLLKKLLDKYKVPYIEIESPSYLDRYNQVKAVIEKVLNEEEISELQNSPFVIKGKHQ; the protein is encoded by the coding sequence ATGCGCGCTAAGTATAGCGCAAAATACCTAGGCACTAAATCAGAACGTGAAAAATATTTTCATTTAGCCTACAATAAACGCACTCAATTCTTACGCTATCAAGAGCGGATTATGTCAAAAGCAAAAGAGAAAAAAGTCGGTGTGATTTTCGGGAAATTTTATCCTGTACACACAGGCCATATAAATATGATTTATGAAGCGTTCAGTAAAGTAGATGAACTGCACGTTATCGTGTGTAGTGATACGGAGCGCGATTTGAAATTATTTTACGATAGTAAAATGAAACGTATGCCAACCGTGCAAGATCGTTTGCGTTGGATGCAGCAAATTTTCAAATATCAAAAAAATCAGATTTTTATTCATCATTTGGTTGAAGACGGTATTCCAAGTTATCCAAATGGCTGGCAATCGTGGAGTGAAGCAGTTAAAACCCTATTTCATGAAAAACATTTTGAACCTTCAATCGTATTTAGTAGCGAACCTCAAGATAAAGCACCTTACGAGAAATACCTAGGTTTAGAAGTTTCGTTAGTCGATCCTGACCGCACTTTCTTTAATGTGTCCGCAACCAAAATTCGCACCACACCATTCCAATATTGGAAATTTATTCCGAAAGAAGTTCGTCCTTTCTTTGCCAAAACGGTGGCAATTTTAGGGGGAGAAAGCAGTGGTAAAAGCGTGCTGGTGAATAAGTTAGCCGCCGTATTTAATACCACTTCCGCGTGGGAATACGGGCGTGAATTTGTATTTGAAAAACTAGGTGGCAACGAGCAAGCGATGCAATATTCTGACTATCCACAAATGGCTCTTGGTCATCAACGATACATTGATTATGCCGTGCGCCATGCTCATAAAATTGCATTTATTGATACGGATTTCATCACCACGCAAGCGTTCTGCATTCAGTATGAAGGGAAAGCCCATCCATTTTTAGACTCAATGATTAAAGAATATCCCTTCGATGTCACCATTTTGCTGAAAAACAATACTGAATGGGTGGATGATGGCTTGCGTAGCTTAGGCTCACAAAAACAACGCCAACAATTTCAACAACTACTCAAAAAACTGTTAGATAAATATAAAGTCCCTTATATAGAGATTGAATCGCCAAGTTATCTTGATCGCTATAACCAAGTGAAAGCAGTCATTGAGAAAGTGTTAAATGAAGAAGAAATCAGTGAATTGCAAAATAGTCCATTTGTTATAAAAGGAAAACATCAATGA
- a CDS encoding metallophosphoesterase family protein, with protein sequence MILFAGDPHGSYDHIYPFVREQENVALIILGDLQLTTTDELDKLAQHCDIWFIHGNHDSKTISAFDAIWGSEWQSRNLHNRVVDIQGTRIAGLGGVFRGQIWMPPNRPMFFDPIHYCQYSPQEKIWRGGVPLRHRTSIFPSDIEILENQQADVLICHEAPKPHPMGFQVINDLAMKMGVKQVFHGHHHENFTYRTKYPYKITNVGFRSLADAEGNYLLQTIDDREK encoded by the coding sequence ATGATCTTATTTGCCGGTGATCCACACGGAAGCTACGATCATATTTACCCTTTTGTGAGAGAACAGGAAAATGTCGCACTCATAATTTTAGGCGATTTGCAGCTCACGACAACAGATGAATTGGATAAACTTGCGCAACATTGTGATATTTGGTTTATTCATGGAAATCATGATAGTAAAACAATTAGTGCTTTTGATGCGATTTGGGGCTCTGAATGGCAATCACGGAATTTACACAATCGCGTAGTTGATATTCAAGGTACTCGCATTGCGGGATTAGGCGGTGTATTCCGCGGGCAAATCTGGATGCCGCCCAATCGCCCCATGTTTTTTGATCCTATTCATTATTGCCAATATAGCCCACAGGAAAAAATCTGGCGAGGCGGTGTGCCTTTACGTCACCGCACATCAATTTTTCCATCAGACATTGAAATCTTAGAAAACCAACAAGCGGATGTGTTGATTTGTCACGAAGCCCCTAAACCACATCCGATGGGTTTCCAAGTAATTAATGATTTGGCAATGAAGATGGGGGTTAAGCAAGTATTCCACGGACATCATCACGAAAACTTTACTTATCGAACAAAGTATCCCTACAAAATCACGAATGTAGGTTTCCGTAGTCTTGCTGACGCTGAAGGAAATTATTTGCTACAAACGATCGACGATCGTGAAAAATAA
- a CDS encoding fructose-specific PTS transporter subunit EIIC: MKLFLTQSANVGDAKAYLLHEVFRAAAQKANVSIVETPAEADLVLVFGSVLPNNPALVGKKVFIIGEAIAMISPEVTLANALANGADYVAPKSAVSFTGVSGVKNIVAVTACPTGVAHTFMSAEAIEAYAKKQGWNIKVETRGQVGAGNEITAEEVAAADLVFVAADIDVPLDKFKGKPMYRTSTGLALKKTEQEFDKAFKEAKIFDGGNNAESKEESREKKGVYKHLMTGVSHMLPLVVAGGLLIAISFMFSFNVIENTGILQDLPNMLMNIGSGVAFKLMIAVFAGYVAFSIADRPGLAVGLIAGMLASEAGAGILGGIIAGFLAGYVVKGLNVIIRLPASLTSLKPILILPLLGSMIVGLTMIYLINPPVAEIMKELSNWLTSMGEVNAIVLGAIIGAMMCIDMGGPVNKAAYTFSVGLIASQVYTPMAAAMAAGMVPPIGMTVATWIARNKFTVSQRDAGKASFVLGLCFISEGALPFVAADPIRVIISSVIGGAVAGAISMGLNITLQAPHGGLFVIPFVSEPLKYLGAIAIGALSTGVVYAIIKSKNNAE, translated from the coding sequence ATGAAGTTATTTTTAACCCAATCAGCTAATGTAGGCGATGCGAAAGCCTATTTATTACATGAAGTTTTTCGAGCAGCTGCGCAAAAAGCGAATGTTTCTATTGTAGAAACACCAGCCGAAGCAGATCTTGTTCTCGTATTTGGTTCTGTCTTACCAAATAACCCCGCTTTAGTCGGTAAAAAAGTCTTTATTATCGGCGAAGCTATCGCCATGATTTCACCTGAAGTCACGCTGGCAAATGCCTTAGCCAATGGGGCAGATTATGTTGCACCGAAAAGTGCGGTGAGTTTTACAGGTGTTTCTGGTGTAAAAAATATTGTTGCGGTAACTGCTTGTCCAACTGGCGTTGCACATACGTTTATGTCAGCCGAAGCGATTGAAGCCTATGCGAAAAAACAAGGTTGGAATATAAAAGTTGAAACCCGAGGTCAAGTTGGGGCTGGTAATGAAATTACTGCAGAAGAAGTCGCGGCGGCTGATTTGGTATTTGTTGCAGCAGATATTGATGTGCCTTTAGATAAATTTAAAGGTAAACCAATGTACCGCACTTCAACAGGATTAGCCTTAAAGAAAACCGAGCAAGAATTTGATAAAGCATTTAAAGAAGCCAAAATTTTTGATGGTGGAAATAATGCGGAATCGAAAGAAGAAAGCCGTGAGAAAAAAGGTGTGTACAAACACTTAATGACTGGTGTTTCTCATATGTTACCGTTAGTGGTTGCGGGTGGATTGTTGATTGCGATTTCCTTTATGTTCAGTTTCAATGTAATTGAAAATACTGGGATTTTGCAAGATCTTCCAAATATGTTGATGAATATCGGTAGTGGTGTGGCGTTCAAGTTAATGATTGCCGTGTTTGCCGGTTACGTTGCATTTTCTATCGCGGATCGTCCAGGACTTGCAGTTGGTTTGATTGCTGGGATGCTGGCAAGTGAAGCGGGCGCAGGGATTCTTGGCGGTATTATTGCAGGTTTCTTAGCGGGCTATGTGGTGAAAGGGCTAAATGTGATTATTCGATTGCCAGCAAGCCTGACTTCATTAAAACCGATTTTAATTTTACCGCTCTTAGGTTCAATGATCGTTGGTTTGACGATGATTTACCTCATCAATCCACCAGTTGCTGAAATTATGAAAGAGCTAAGTAATTGGCTTACTTCAATGGGCGAAGTGAATGCGATTGTGTTAGGCGCAATTATCGGTGCAATGATGTGTATCGATATGGGCGGGCCGGTAAATAAAGCAGCATACACCTTTTCTGTTGGATTGATTGCATCCCAAGTTTATACGCCAATGGCTGCGGCAATGGCCGCTGGTATGGTTCCACCAATTGGTATGACAGTGGCGACTTGGATTGCTCGCAATAAATTCACCGTTAGCCAACGCGATGCGGGGAAAGCATCATTCGTTCTTGGTTTATGTTTTATTTCCGAAGGTGCATTACCATTTGTGGCAGCAGATCCAATTCGAGTCATTATTAGTTCTGTGATTGGTGGTGCGGTGGCTGGTGCGATTTCAATGGGATTAAATATTACATTACAAGCTCCACACGGCGGGTTATTTGTAATTCCATTTGTATCTGAGCCGTTGAAATATCTTGGTGCAATTGCGATTGGTGCTTTATCAACAGGTGTGGTTTACGCCATTATTAAATCGAAAAACAATGCGGAATAA
- the fruK gene encoding 1-phosphofructokinase: protein MASVVTITLNAAYDLVGRLNRIQLGEVNTVETLGLFPAGKGINVAKVLKDLGVAVAVGGFLGKDNSADFEQMFNKHGLEDKFHRVDGKTRINVKITETEADVTDLNFLGYQISPQVWQQFVTDSLAYCLNYDIVAVCGSLPRGVSPELFADWLNQLHQAGVKVVLDSSNAALTAGLKAKPWLVKPNHRELEAWIGHPLNRFEDIISVAQQLKAEGIENVIISMGAKGSLWINNEGVLKAEPPKCENVVSTVGAGDSMVAGLIYGFEKGLSKAETLAFATAVSAFAVSQSNVGVSDLSLLDSILEKVQITMIEG from the coding sequence ATGGCAAGCGTCGTAACAATTACTTTAAATGCCGCCTATGATTTAGTCGGGCGTTTAAATCGTATCCAACTTGGTGAAGTAAATACCGTAGAAACTCTAGGTTTATTTCCTGCTGGGAAAGGCATTAATGTCGCAAAAGTGCTAAAAGATTTAGGCGTTGCTGTTGCAGTAGGCGGTTTCTTGGGCAAGGATAATTCAGCTGATTTCGAGCAAATGTTTAATAAGCACGGTTTGGAAGATAAATTCCACCGTGTTGATGGCAAAACGCGTATCAATGTAAAAATTACCGAGACTGAAGCGGATGTGACAGATTTAAATTTCTTGGGATATCAAATAAGCCCACAAGTTTGGCAACAATTTGTGACGGATTCTTTGGCTTATTGTTTAAATTATGACATTGTCGCAGTGTGTGGCAGTTTACCTCGAGGTGTGTCTCCTGAATTATTTGCTGATTGGTTAAATCAGCTTCACCAAGCTGGCGTAAAAGTTGTGCTTGATAGTAGCAATGCTGCGCTCACCGCGGGATTAAAAGCGAAACCTTGGCTAGTAAAACCCAATCATCGAGAACTTGAGGCTTGGATTGGTCATCCATTAAATCGTTTTGAAGACATTATTTCCGTTGCACAGCAACTCAAAGCGGAAGGCATTGAAAACGTGATTATTTCAATGGGCGCAAAAGGTTCTTTATGGATTAATAATGAAGGTGTGCTCAAAGCCGAACCACCAAAATGTGAAAATGTAGTGAGTACCGTTGGGGCAGGGGATTCAATGGTAGCAGGCTTAATTTATGGTTTTGAAAAAGGTTTATCTAAAGCAGAAACCCTAGCTTTTGCTACGGCTGTGTCCGCTTTTGCGGTGTCTCAAAGTAATGTCGGTGTGAGTGATTTGAGTTTACTTGACTCCATTTTAGAAAAAGTACAAATAACGATGATTGAAGGATAG
- the fruB gene encoding fused PTS fructose transporter subunit IIA/HPr protein, translated as MLELSESNIHLNANAADKQQAIEMAASALVQADNVENGYLQGMLAREQQTSTFLGNGIAIPHGTLDTRSMVKKTGVQVFQFPQGIEWGEGNIAYVVIGIAARSDEHLSLLRQLTHVLSDEDTAARLAKITDIAEFRAILMGETIEPFEIPDANISLDVDTQSLLTLVAINAGQLQVQSAVENRFISEVINNVALPLGKGLWVTDSVVGNVKNALAFSRAKTIFSHNGKAVKGVITVAAVSDQINPTLVRLLDDDVQTTLLNGNSTDILTALLGVSSDVEIQSVEGAVVGTFTIRNEHGLHARPSANLVNEVKKFTSKITVQNLTRESEVVSAKSLMKIVALGVTQGHRLRFVAEGEDAKQAIEALGKVIADGLGENVSAVPPSEPDTIEIMGEQIHAPAVSEDNNLPANAIEAVFVIKNEHGLHARPSAVLVNEVKKYNASVAVQNLDRNSQLVSAKSLMKIVALGVVKGTRLRFVATGDEAQQAIDGIGAVIESGLGE; from the coding sequence ATGTTAGAACTTTCGGAAAGCAACATTCATTTAAATGCTAACGCAGCTGATAAACAACAAGCGATTGAAATGGCAGCGTCCGCATTAGTTCAAGCAGACAATGTGGAAAATGGTTACTTACAAGGAATGCTAGCGCGTGAACAGCAAACCTCAACTTTTTTAGGCAATGGCATCGCTATTCCTCATGGCACCTTGGATACTCGTTCGATGGTAAAGAAAACGGGTGTGCAAGTGTTTCAATTTCCTCAAGGCATAGAATGGGGTGAGGGAAATATTGCTTATGTCGTAATTGGTATTGCGGCGCGATCTGATGAGCACTTGTCTTTATTGCGCCAACTTACTCACGTTTTGAGTGATGAAGATACCGCAGCGAGATTAGCAAAAATCACTGATATTGCTGAATTTCGTGCGATTTTAATGGGTGAAACTATCGAACCATTTGAAATTCCTGATGCTAATATCAGTTTAGATGTAGATACCCAAAGTTTATTAACTTTAGTCGCGATTAATGCGGGGCAATTGCAGGTGCAAAGTGCGGTGGAAAATCGCTTTATTTCTGAAGTGATAAATAATGTGGCATTACCGCTTGGCAAAGGGTTATGGGTAACGGATTCTGTCGTAGGAAATGTGAAAAATGCCTTAGCATTTAGTCGTGCCAAAACGATTTTTAGCCACAATGGCAAAGCGGTAAAAGGCGTGATAACTGTTGCAGCCGTCAGTGATCAAATTAATCCAACTTTGGTGCGTTTATTAGATGATGACGTTCAAACAACCTTGCTCAATGGTAATTCAACAGACATTTTGACCGCACTTTTGGGGGTATCGAGTGATGTTGAAATTCAATCTGTAGAGGGTGCCGTTGTAGGAACCTTTACAATTCGTAATGAACATGGTTTACATGCCCGTCCAAGTGCAAATTTGGTTAATGAAGTGAAAAAATTCACGTCGAAAATTACCGTGCAAAATCTTACTCGTGAAAGTGAAGTCGTCAGCGCAAAAAGCTTGATGAAGATTGTTGCGCTTGGTGTAACACAAGGTCATCGTTTACGTTTTGTGGCAGAAGGGGAAGATGCAAAACAAGCTATTGAAGCATTGGGCAAAGTGATTGCCGATGGCTTGGGCGAGAATGTTTCTGCAGTGCCACCATCTGAACCTGACACCATTGAGATTATGGGAGAACAAATTCACGCACCAGCGGTAAGCGAAGATAATAACTTGCCGGCAAATGCCATTGAGGCAGTGTTTGTGATTAAGAACGAACACGGTTTGCATGCTCGCCCAAGTGCAGTGTTGGTAAACGAAGTGAAAAAATATAATGCCTCTGTGGCGGTTCAAAATCTTGATCGTAATTCTCAATTAGTGAGCGCTAAAAGCTTAATGAAAATTGTGGCATTAGGCGTAGTGAAAGGGACTCGTTTACGTTTTGTTGCGACGGGCGATGAAGCGCAACAAGCTATTGACGGAATAGGTGCTGTGATTGAATCGGGTTTAGGGGAATAG
- a CDS encoding hemolysin family protein, which translates to MIMELFHTILAIIALILISAVVSSAEISLAGSRKLKLQTLANEGDVRALQVLKLQEHPGRFITVVQIGLNMVAILGGGIGESALSPYIAEILSRSFVGDWIEPTASTIAFVLVTCFFILFADLIPKRIAITYPEMVALRVVGIMNFSMFVFKPLVWFFDTLANVFFRLLRISTVREDGMTSEDIFAVVEAGAEAGVLKTQEHYLIENIFDMQSRTVTSTMTTRENIVYLDRTFSRQEVMDTLSRDSHSKIVICDNSLDKILGYVESHTLLTMYLQNENVVLTDPKLLRKALFVPDTLSLYEVLELFKSTGEDFAIIVNEYALVVGIVTLNDVMSIVMGELVSNEEEYIVSRDENSWLIDGATPLEDVTRVLDIESFPDEENYETISGFMMYMLRKIPKKTDSVIYGKYKFEVIDTENFKIDQILVSLVKEAE; encoded by the coding sequence ATGATTATGGAATTATTTCATACTATTTTGGCGATTATTGCCTTAATTCTAATTAGTGCAGTTGTTTCTTCTGCAGAAATTTCACTGGCGGGTTCGCGTAAATTGAAACTACAAACTCTAGCTAATGAAGGAGATGTGCGCGCGCTTCAAGTGCTTAAATTACAAGAGCATCCTGGTCGTTTTATTACCGTGGTTCAAATTGGTTTGAATATGGTGGCGATTCTTGGCGGGGGAATTGGTGAAAGTGCACTAAGCCCTTATATCGCGGAAATTTTAAGCCGCTCTTTTGTGGGCGATTGGATTGAACCAACCGCTTCTACAATCGCGTTTGTATTGGTTACTTGTTTCTTTATCTTATTTGCTGATCTTATTCCAAAACGTATTGCCATTACTTATCCTGAAATGGTGGCGTTGCGCGTTGTCGGCATTATGAATTTCAGTATGTTTGTCTTTAAGCCACTTGTGTGGTTTTTTGATACGCTTGCTAATGTATTTTTCCGCTTACTTCGTATTTCCACTGTGCGTGAAGATGGCATGACATCTGAAGATATTTTCGCCGTAGTAGAAGCGGGCGCAGAGGCTGGTGTATTGAAAACTCAAGAGCATTATCTCATCGAAAATATTTTTGATATGCAATCCCGTACAGTGACTTCCACCATGACTACGCGTGAAAATATCGTGTATTTAGACCGCACTTTTTCTCGCCAAGAAGTCATGGATACGCTTTCTCGTGATTCTCATTCTAAAATCGTGATTTGTGACAATAGCCTCGACAAAATCTTAGGTTATGTCGAATCCCATACGTTACTAACCATGTATTTGCAGAATGAAAATGTGGTTCTCACTGATCCCAAACTACTCCGTAAAGCATTATTTGTGCCTGATACACTTTCTCTTTACGAGGTGTTGGAATTGTTTAAATCTACTGGTGAAGATTTTGCGATTATTGTAAATGAATACGCTCTTGTAGTTGGTATTGTTACGCTAAATGATGTGATGAGTATTGTTATGGGGGAATTGGTTTCTAACGAAGAAGAATATATTGTTAGTCGTGATGAAAATTCATGGCTTATTGATGGCGCAACGCCATTAGAGGATGTGACACGAGTGTTAGATATTGAATCTTTCCCTGATGAAGAAAATTACGAAACCATCAGTGGCTTTATGATGTATATGCTACGTAAAATCCCGAAAAAAACCGATTCTGTGATTTACGGAAAATACAAGTTTGAAGTGATTGATACGGAAAACTTTAAAATCGACCAGATTTTGGTGTCTTTAGTAAAAGAGGCGGAATAA
- a CDS encoding DUF1523 family protein, which yields MRKFFKYFLFIVVFLFHGFMFSVVNYVFPHYDVTRVTGVEVKRVDKDGPITKSNPADGPTRDVYYINTQNDDGKIMVYRNEDTRWGFPFYFKFGSANLQAEAQALGNDNKLVQIKYYGWRITMMDEYRNATSIKEMTADDTSSHPIVSWIFYAFLLATLFLSIQFVRGWFDSEE from the coding sequence ATGCGAAAGTTTTTTAAATATTTCTTATTTATTGTTGTTTTTTTATTCCACGGTTTTATGTTTTCCGTAGTGAATTATGTATTTCCTCATTACGATGTGACGCGTGTTACTGGCGTAGAAGTTAAACGTGTTGATAAAGATGGTCCCATCACAAAATCGAATCCAGCTGATGGCCCAACACGTGATGTGTATTACATCAATACGCAAAATGACGATGGCAAAATTATGGTGTATCGCAATGAAGATACACGTTGGGGGTTCCCATTCTACTTCAAATTTGGATCAGCCAATTTACAGGCTGAAGCGCAGGCTTTGGGTAATGACAACAAACTTGTACAAATTAAATACTATGGTTGGCGTATTACGATGATGGATGAATATCGCAATGCAACCTCAATTAAAGAAATGACTGCTGATGACACGTCAAGTCATCCAATCGTTTCTTGGATTTTCTATGCATTCCTGTTAGCTACTTTATTCTTGTCTATTCAATTTGTTCGCGGCTGGTTTGACAGCGAAGAGTAA
- a CDS encoding YchF/TatD family DNA exonuclease yields the protein MFIVDSHCHLDALDYENLHKNIADVVEKARARDVKHLLAIGVTLSRFEQAYESLREFNNVSLACGVHPLDFEEEPYDAERLLRLAQDPKVIAIGEIGLDYYYSADNKSDQQAVFGSQIDIANQLDKPVIIHTRSAGDDTISMLRQHHAEKCGGVIHCFTETMEFAKKALDLGFYISCSGIVTFKNAEAIREVIRYVPMDRLLVETDSPYLAPVPYRGKENQPAYTREVCEYVATLKGVSAEAFARITTQNFERLFKIRVE from the coding sequence ATGTTCATTGTTGATTCCCACTGTCATTTAGATGCGTTGGATTATGAAAATTTACATAAAAATATCGCAGATGTGGTGGAAAAAGCGCGCGCGCGCGATGTGAAACATTTGCTCGCGATTGGTGTAACCTTAAGCCGTTTTGAACAGGCTTATGAATCTTTACGCGAATTTAATAATGTCTCGCTTGCTTGCGGTGTTCACCCACTGGATTTTGAAGAGGAACCTTATGACGCAGAACGCTTATTGCGTTTGGCGCAAGATCCGAAAGTGATTGCGATTGGCGAAATTGGATTAGATTATTATTACAGCGCGGACAATAAATCGGATCAACAAGCGGTGTTTGGTAGCCAAATCGATATTGCAAACCAGTTAGATAAGCCTGTAATTATTCATACACGTTCTGCAGGTGATGATACTATTTCAATGTTACGCCAACACCATGCTGAAAAGTGCGGTGGCGTTATTCATTGTTTTACGGAAACTATGGAATTTGCGAAAAAAGCGTTGGATTTAGGCTTTTACATTTCTTGTTCTGGCATTGTCACCTTTAAAAATGCCGAAGCGATTCGTGAGGTTATTCGTTATGTACCAATGGATCGCTTATTGGTGGAAACGGACTCGCCTTATCTTGCACCAGTGCCTTATCGAGGAAAAGAAAACCAACCGGCTTATACGAGAGAAGTATGTGAATATGTGGCAACCTTAAAGGGCGTTTCTGCCGAGGCATTTGCTCGAATCACTACGCAAAATTTCGAGCGTTTATTTAAAATTCGTGTAGAATAA